The following is a genomic window from Mycolicibacterium sp. TY81.
CCGCTGAGGAATGAATGTTGCACGGCGGCAAGGAGTTCGGGGTGTGCGGTGGCGATCCCGAACGCGGTCGGCACGGAGTCGCCGGCCTCCTCGGCTCTCCCGGTCGCCGCGAAGGCGCTGTCGGCGAGACGGGCGCTGAAGATCGACGAGAAGAGCGAACCGACGATGGCCACGCCGAGTGTGGCGCCCAGCTCGCGCGTGGCGTCGTTGACCGCCGAACCGATACCGGCGCGGGCCGGCGGCAGCACCAGCATGATGGATTCTGTTGCGGGAGTGGAGACCAGACCGATGCCCAGGCCCATGAGCACCATCTGCGCAACGATGGTGGCCCAGTAGGGGGTGTCGGTGTCGATGGTGCCGGCAATCCAGGCCATCGCGGTGCCGAAGGACGCCAGCCCGCTGACCACGACGACACGAGTACCGATACGCGGTGCGAGCAGCCCGCCGGCGATGGAGCCGATGGCGATGGACCCGGCGACGGGCAGGATGCGGGCACCGGTCGAGAACGGGCTGAATCCGCGCAGCACCTGGAAGTACTGCGTGATCAGGAAGATGAAGCCGGACAGTGCGAAGAAGGTGACGGCCACCGACGCACTGGCGGCGCTGAACCTGCGGTCGGTGAAGAGCCTGACGTCGAGCATGGGGTGCTCTGCGGCCTGCTCGATCGTCACGAAGGCCGGGGTCAGCGCCGCGGCAGCGACAAATCCGGACAGCGTCGCGGGGCTGTGCCAGCCGCGGGCGGGGGCTTCGATGATGGTGTAGACGAGCACCCCGAGGGGCGCGGTCGACGTGATCAGGCCCCGGATGTCGAGCGGTGGCACACCCGGGTCGCGCGATTCTGGCACCAGGAAGAACCCGAGAACCGCGGCCAGCAGCGCCAGCGGGATGAGCGCCCAGAAGACGCTGCTCCACGAAAAGTGTTCGAGCAGAAGGCCTCCGGTGACCGGTCCGGCGGCGACGCCGACGCCGACCACGGCGCCCCAACCGCCGAGTGCCGCCGCGCGTTGGCGGCGGTCGTCGAACGTGTTGGTGATGAT
Proteins encoded in this region:
- a CDS encoding MFS transporter, with the protein product MTIEQPTRPARRKAGILAAVYVAVLAINLDVTIVNVALPSIATQLHADTRGLQWVVDGYTLTFAALVLAAGGLSDRYGRRPALLIGLLGFAVTSGIGAASTSTEALVAARFGTGVFAALIFPTTLSIITNTFDDRRQRAAALGGWGAVVGVGVAAGPVTGGLLLEHFSWSSVFWALIPLALLAAVLGFFLVPESRDPGVPPLDIRGLITSTAPLGVLVYTIIEAPARGWHSPATLSGFVAAAALTPAFVTIEQAAEHPMLDVRLFTDRRFSAASASVAVTFFALSGFIFLITQYFQVLRGFSPFSTGARILPVAGSIAIGSIAGGLLAPRIGTRVVVVSGLASFGTAMAWIAGTIDTDTPYWATIVAQMVLMGLGIGLVSTPATESIMLVLPPARAGIGSAVNDATRELGATLGVAIVGSLFSSIFSARLADSAFAATGRAEEAGDSVPTAFGIATAHPELLAAVQHSFLSGITAACAVVAALCYAAAAAGVFALPGRRFQPPVVAPSASHQPGPTTPVAQQA